The Leifsonia williamsii genome includes a region encoding these proteins:
- a CDS encoding DNA polymerase III subunit gamma and tau — MVTALYRRYRPDTFADMIGQSQVTEPLMTALRSDRVNHAYLFSGPRGCGKTTSARILARCLNCAEGPTDTPCGKCSSCIELSRDGAGSLDVVEIDAASHNGVDDARDIRERAIFAPARDRYKIFILDEAHMVTPQGFNALLKIVEEPPEHVKFIFATTEPEKVIGTIRSRTHHYPFRLVPPAQMLAYVQSLCDSEGMTVAPGVLPLVVRAGGGSPRDTLSLLDQLMAGSEGDAIEYERAVALLGYTHAALLDDVIDAISARDAAGAFAAVDRVIQTGQDPRRFVEDLLERLRDLIVVAATSVEGAAAVLRGVPQDELDRMGVQAMKFGAAELSRSADIVNAALTEMTGATSPRLHLELMIARVLVPSADESERGALARVERLERRVGVSDAAGAPAPAAAPRAAAPAARPEPVVVESVVAVEAAEAPAASAAVSVPAAAPATPAASAPAPASPAASAPAASAPAASAPASGAPASAAPAAASPSAPAPAVSAPADAPAPAAASAPAADAAAAPAAVGPVTTQQVKDAWPQILEAVQRAKRSAWMVVFTAQVRSLNGDVLTLSFPSDNDVQSFRQPQAPGTQGVSEFLRQAIVDVLGIRVKFIARADGSPAGGGAARPGGGAPSAPEAETWPGAADAAAEEPSPARSTTAAAPAAPAAAAPADAARATTSARTATTSARADAVSAAPAAAGSTPPAAAAAAVSAPATPSGPVTEWAVVAIPSAAEAAPAPAAVATIERDGSASVAAAVVAPPAPAARTAPPAPASTPAADDPPYDDVPPPETEPPFEPPVPEEPAGDWRVDNAPAPADATAAPASRTTGTPAAATAPASSAAPQRSASAAGARTPTFQQPQRYGEAVVREILGATFLEEQPAPQNPGMR, encoded by the coding sequence GTGGTAACCGCTCTCTATCGCCGCTACCGGCCCGACACCTTCGCCGACATGATCGGACAGTCGCAGGTGACCGAGCCGCTGATGACGGCGCTCCGCTCCGACCGGGTGAACCACGCCTACCTGTTCTCGGGTCCGCGCGGCTGCGGCAAGACCACCTCCGCCCGCATCCTGGCCCGCTGCCTCAACTGCGCGGAGGGCCCCACGGACACTCCGTGCGGCAAATGCTCCTCATGCATCGAGCTCAGCCGCGACGGCGCCGGCTCGCTCGACGTGGTCGAGATCGATGCCGCGAGCCACAACGGCGTCGACGACGCCCGTGACATCCGCGAGCGGGCGATCTTCGCCCCGGCCCGCGACCGCTACAAGATCTTCATCCTCGACGAGGCGCACATGGTCACGCCGCAGGGCTTCAACGCCCTGCTGAAGATCGTGGAGGAGCCGCCGGAGCACGTGAAGTTCATCTTCGCGACCACCGAGCCCGAGAAGGTCATCGGCACCATCCGCTCGCGCACCCACCACTACCCGTTCCGGCTCGTGCCGCCTGCGCAGATGCTCGCCTACGTGCAGAGCCTCTGCGACAGCGAGGGCATGACCGTCGCGCCCGGCGTGCTGCCGCTGGTGGTGCGGGCCGGTGGAGGCTCGCCGCGCGACACCCTCTCGCTGCTCGACCAGCTCATGGCCGGCTCCGAGGGCGACGCGATCGAGTACGAGCGCGCGGTCGCGCTGCTCGGCTACACGCACGCGGCCCTGCTCGACGACGTGATCGACGCGATCTCGGCGCGGGATGCCGCCGGCGCCTTCGCCGCGGTCGACCGGGTCATCCAGACCGGCCAGGACCCGCGCCGCTTCGTCGAAGACCTGCTGGAGCGTCTCCGCGACCTCATCGTCGTCGCCGCGACCAGCGTCGAGGGCGCTGCGGCCGTGCTCCGCGGCGTGCCGCAGGACGAGCTCGACCGGATGGGCGTGCAGGCCATGAAGTTCGGCGCCGCCGAGTTGAGCCGCTCCGCCGACATCGTCAACGCCGCGCTCACCGAGATGACCGGGGCGACCTCCCCGCGCCTCCACCTGGAGCTCATGATCGCGCGCGTCCTCGTGCCGTCGGCCGACGAGAGCGAGCGCGGCGCGCTGGCCCGCGTCGAACGGCTGGAGCGCCGCGTCGGCGTGAGCGACGCTGCGGGCGCGCCCGCGCCCGCCGCTGCGCCGCGCGCTGCTGCTCCTGCTGCGCGACCGGAACCGGTCGTGGTGGAGTCGGTGGTCGCCGTCGAGGCGGCCGAGGCTCCGGCGGCGTCGGCGGCTGTGTCGGTGCCTGCTGCTGCTCCTGCTACGCCTGCCGCCTCTGCGCCCGCTCCTGCATCGCCTGCCGCGTCTGCGCCTGCCGCGTCTGCGCCTGCCGCGTCTGCGCCTGCTTCGGGTGCGCCCGCCTCGGCTGCGCCTGCTGCTGCGTCGCCCTCCGCGCCTGCGCCCGCGGTGTCGGCGCCCGCTGACGCCCCGGCTCCGGCCGCTGCCTCTGCACCCGCTGCGGATGCCGCCGCCGCGCCCGCCGCGGTCGGCCCGGTGACGACGCAGCAGGTGAAGGACGCCTGGCCGCAGATCCTCGAGGCGGTCCAGCGCGCGAAGCGCAGCGCCTGGATGGTCGTCTTCACCGCGCAGGTGCGCTCTCTCAACGGCGACGTGCTGACCCTGTCGTTCCCGAGCGACAACGACGTGCAGAGCTTCCGCCAGCCGCAGGCCCCCGGCACCCAGGGCGTCAGCGAGTTCCTGCGCCAGGCGATCGTCGACGTGCTCGGCATCCGGGTCAAGTTCATCGCCCGCGCCGACGGCTCCCCGGCCGGAGGCGGCGCCGCCCGCCCCGGCGGCGGCGCCCCGTCCGCTCCCGAGGCCGAGACCTGGCCGGGAGCGGCGGACGCCGCAGCTGAGGAGCCTTCCCCAGCGCGCTCCACGACCGCCGCAGCTCCCGCAGCCCCTGCTGCCGCGGCGCCCGCGGACGCAGCGCGCGCCACCACCTCCGCTCGTACGGCCACCACCTCCGCTCGCGCGGACGCAGTCTCCGCAGCGCCCGCCGCCGCTGGCTCCACGCCTCCCGCCGCCGCAGCCGCGGCTGTCTCGGCCCCGGCCACGCCCTCCGGCCCGGTGACCGAGTGGGCGGTCGTCGCGATCCCGAGCGCGGCGGAGGCCGCCCCCGCCCCGGCCGCCGTCGCCACCATCGAGCGCGACGGCTCCGCCTCCGTCGCCGCCGCAGTGGTCGCCCCTCCGGCTCCCGCGGCGCGAACAGCTCCGCCCGCCCCCGCCTCCACCCCGGCAGCCGACGACCCGCCCTACGACGACGTCCCACCGCCGGAGACGGAGCCGCCGTTCGAGCCCCCGGTCCCCGAGGAGCCCGCGGGCGACTGGCGCGTCGACAACGCTCCTGCGCCCGCCGACGCGACGGCCGCCCCTGCGAGCCGGACCACCGGGACTCCTGCCGCTGCGACCGCGCCCGCGTCGAGCGCCGCCCCGCAGCGCAGCGCCTCCGCCGCGGGCGCCCGCACGCCGACCTTCCAGCAGCCGCAGCGCTACGGCGAGGCGGTGGTGCGCGAGATCCTGGGCGCCACCTTCCTCGAGGAGCAGCCGGCTCCGCAGAACCCGGGGATGAGGTAG
- the recR gene encoding recombination mediator RecR, with protein MYEGIVQELIDELGRLPGIGPKSAQRIAFHILQTESFDVTRLAEVLLEVRDKVRFCEICGNVSEQATCSICRDPRRNPALICVVEEAKDVVAIERTREFRGLYHVLGGAISPIDGVGPDDLRIRQLMQRLADGTVQEVIIATDPNLEGEATATYLSRLLTTLEIRVTRLASGLPVGGDLEYADEVTLGRAFEGRRQVS; from the coding sequence GTGTACGAGGGCATCGTCCAGGAGCTGATCGACGAGCTCGGCCGCCTCCCCGGCATCGGGCCGAAGTCGGCACAGCGGATCGCGTTCCACATCCTCCAGACCGAGAGCTTCGACGTCACCCGGCTCGCCGAGGTGCTGCTCGAGGTGCGTGACAAGGTCCGCTTCTGCGAGATCTGCGGCAACGTCTCCGAGCAGGCGACCTGCTCCATCTGCCGCGACCCGCGCCGCAACCCCGCGCTGATCTGCGTCGTGGAGGAGGCGAAGGACGTCGTCGCGATCGAGCGCACCCGCGAGTTCCGCGGCCTCTACCACGTGCTCGGCGGCGCGATCAGCCCGATCGACGGCGTCGGCCCCGACGACCTCCGCATCCGCCAGCTGATGCAGCGCCTCGCCGACGGCACGGTGCAGGAGGTCATCATCGCGACCGATCCCAACCTCGAGGGGGAGGCGACCGCCACCTACCTGAGCCGTCTGCTCACGACGCTCGAGATCCGCGTCACCCGGCTCGCCTCCGGCCTGCCCGTCGGCGGCGACCTGGAGTACGCCGACGAGGTCACGCTCGGGCGCGCGTTCGAGGGACGCCGGCAGGTCTCCTAG
- a CDS encoding aspartate kinase yields the protein MALIVQKFGGSSVADAESIKRVAKRIVETRKAGNEVVVAVSAMGDTTDELVDLAHEVTPIPEPRELDMLLTAGERISMALLAMAIKSMGYDARSFTGSQAGMITDAQHGAARIVDVTPGRIQDALTGGAIAIVAGFQGFSRDTRDITTLGRGGSDTTAVALAAALGAEVCEIYTDVDGVFTSDPRQVPLARKIDRITSEEMLELAAAGAKVLHIRAVEYARRHNVTLHVRSSFSNREGTYVLNEAAAAEAAKKDGTVEEPIISGVATDLSEAKITVVGVPDVPGKAAQIFKIVAKANANVDMIVQNVSAAATSLTDISFTLPKSEGQRVLTALTSERDEVGYQSLQYDDQIGKLALVGAGMRTNTGVSAKLFEALYDAGINIEMISTSEIRISVVTRADTVAEAARVVHTAFGLDGDQKAVVYAGTGR from the coding sequence GTGGCCCTGATCGTGCAGAAGTTCGGCGGTTCGTCCGTCGCCGACGCAGAGAGCATCAAGCGCGTCGCGAAGCGCATCGTCGAGACCCGCAAGGCCGGCAACGAGGTCGTCGTGGCCGTCTCGGCGATGGGCGACACGACCGACGAGCTGGTCGACCTGGCGCACGAGGTCACGCCCATCCCCGAGCCCCGCGAGCTCGACATGCTGCTCACCGCGGGCGAGCGCATCTCCATGGCGCTCCTCGCGATGGCCATCAAGAGCATGGGCTACGACGCCCGCTCCTTCACCGGCAGCCAGGCGGGCATGATCACCGACGCCCAGCACGGCGCCGCCCGCATCGTCGACGTGACGCCGGGCCGCATCCAGGACGCCCTCACCGGGGGCGCCATCGCCATCGTCGCCGGGTTCCAGGGCTTCAGCCGCGACACCCGCGACATCACCACGCTCGGCCGCGGCGGCTCCGACACCACCGCCGTCGCCCTCGCCGCCGCCCTCGGCGCCGAGGTGTGCGAGATCTACACCGACGTCGACGGCGTCTTCACCTCCGACCCGCGCCAGGTGCCCCTCGCTCGCAAGATCGACAGGATCACCAGCGAAGAGATGCTGGAGCTCGCCGCCGCGGGCGCGAAGGTGCTCCACATCCGCGCGGTGGAGTACGCCCGCCGCCACAACGTGACCCTGCACGTGCGCTCCTCGTTCTCGAACCGGGAGGGCACGTACGTCCTCAACGAAGCAGCTGCGGCCGAGGCCGCGAAGAAGGATGGAACCGTGGAAGAGCCGATCATCTCCGGAGTCGCCACCGACCTGAGCGAGGCCAAGATCACCGTCGTCGGCGTGCCCGACGTGCCGGGCAAGGCCGCGCAGATCTTCAAGATCGTCGCGAAGGCCAACGCCAACGTCGACATGATCGTGCAGAACGTGTCGGCCGCCGCCACCAGCCTCACCGACATCTCGTTCACCCTCCCGAAGTCCGAGGGGCAGCGCGTGCTGACCGCCCTGACCTCCGAGCGCGACGAGGTCGGCTACCAGTCCCTCCAGTACGACGACCAGATCGGCAAGCTCGCCCTGGTCGGCGCCGGGATGCGCACCAACACGGGCGTGTCGGCCAAGCTCTTCGAGGCGCTGTACGACGCGGGCATCAACATCGAGATGATCTCGACCAGCGAGATCCGCATCTCGGTCGTGACCCGCGCCGACACCGTGGCCGAGGCCGCGCGCGTCGTGCACACCGCGTTCGGGCTCGACGGCGACCAGAAAGCCGTCGTCTACGCCGGCACCGGACGCTAG
- a CDS encoding aspartate-semialdehyde dehydrogenase encodes MTENTGLNIAVVGATGQVGGVMRRLLDERDFPVKSIRFFASSRSAGTTLPFRGEEITVEDVATADVSGIDIALFSAGATGSKAHAPRFAEAGAVVIDNSSGWRMDPEVPLVVSEVNPEAIAEAKKGIIANPNCTTMAAMPVLKVLHEEAGLQRLVVSTYQAVSGSGLAGAEELATQARAAVADEHLLDLVHDGSAVALPEPVKYVRPIAFDVIPLAGSIVDDGFNETDEEKKLRNESRKILGLPELLVSGTCVRVPVFTGHSLSINAEFASPITPERAQELLASAPGVQLTDVPTPLEAAGKDPSFVGRIRQDEGAPEGRGLALFVSNDNLRKGAALNAVQIAELVAERLSARVDA; translated from the coding sequence ATGACCGAGAACACCGGACTGAACATCGCCGTCGTCGGCGCGACCGGCCAGGTCGGCGGCGTGATGCGCCGCCTCCTCGACGAGCGCGACTTCCCGGTGAAGAGCATCCGCTTCTTCGCCTCCTCCCGCTCGGCGGGCACGACCCTCCCGTTCCGCGGTGAGGAGATCACCGTCGAGGACGTCGCCACCGCCGACGTCTCCGGCATCGACATCGCGCTGTTCTCCGCCGGCGCGACCGGCTCGAAGGCGCACGCCCCGCGCTTCGCCGAGGCGGGCGCCGTCGTCATCGACAACTCCAGCGGCTGGCGGATGGACCCGGAGGTCCCGCTGGTCGTCTCCGAGGTGAACCCGGAGGCCATCGCGGAGGCCAAGAAGGGCATCATCGCGAACCCCAACTGCACCACCATGGCCGCGATGCCGGTGCTGAAGGTCCTGCACGAGGAGGCCGGCCTCCAGCGCCTCGTCGTCAGCACCTACCAGGCGGTGTCGGGCTCGGGCCTCGCGGGCGCCGAGGAGCTCGCCACGCAGGCGCGCGCCGCGGTCGCCGACGAGCACCTGCTCGACCTCGTGCACGACGGCTCGGCCGTCGCGCTGCCCGAGCCGGTGAAGTACGTGCGCCCGATCGCGTTCGACGTCATCCCGCTCGCCGGCTCGATCGTCGACGACGGCTTCAACGAGACCGACGAGGAGAAGAAGCTCCGCAACGAGAGCCGCAAGATCCTCGGCCTGCCGGAGCTGCTGGTCAGCGGCACCTGCGTGCGCGTCCCCGTCTTCACCGGCCACTCGCTGTCGATCAACGCCGAGTTCGCGAGCCCGATCACGCCGGAGCGCGCGCAGGAGCTGCTCGCGTCCGCGCCGGGCGTGCAGCTGACCGACGTCCCGACCCCGCTCGAGGCCGCAGGCAAGGACCCGAGCTTCGTCGGCCGCATCCGCCAGGACGAGGGCGCCCCCGAGGGCCGCGGCCTCGCCCTGTTCGTGAGCAACGACAACCTCCGCAAGGGCGCCGCCCTCAACGCCGTGCAGATCGCGGAGCTCGTCGCCGAGCGCCTGAGCGCCCGCGTCGACGCCTGA
- a CDS encoding DUF1801 domain-containing protein has product MTAAVPSEVAAYIEAVPERHREVFLPVFDTVAAAMPDGYRLGLHWRMPGWVVPLDTYPDTYNGQPLAYVSIAAQKNYVSLYLMALYSDSAEEQEFRRAWEAGGRRLDMGKSCLRLRRPEDADLPLIASTIAAFPVDRFLAVHERIRAGGTA; this is encoded by the coding sequence ATGACCGCCGCCGTGCCCTCGGAGGTCGCCGCCTACATCGAGGCGGTGCCGGAGCGCCACCGTGAGGTCTTCCTGCCCGTGTTCGACACCGTCGCCGCGGCCATGCCGGACGGCTATCGCCTCGGCCTGCACTGGCGCATGCCAGGCTGGGTCGTGCCCCTGGATACGTACCCCGACACGTACAACGGGCAGCCGCTCGCCTACGTGAGCATCGCCGCACAGAAGAATTACGTCTCCCTGTACCTGATGGCCCTCTACAGCGACTCGGCCGAGGAGCAGGAGTTCCGGCGCGCTTGGGAGGCCGGCGGCCGGCGTCTCGACATGGGCAAGAGTTGCCTGCGTCTGCGCCGCCCGGAGGACGCCGATCTGCCACTGATCGCGAGCACGATCGCCGCCTTCCCCGTCGACCGCTTCCTCGCGGTGCACGAGCGGATCCGGGCAGGAGGGACCGCCTGA
- a CDS encoding malate:quinone oxidoreductase: MSTSPIDVVLIGGGIMSATLGSLIQRVQPDWSIRIYERLGAVAQESSNPWNNAGTGHAALCELNYMPEASDGSVDPAKAISINEQFQLSRQYWASLVAAGDLPEPNSFINPTPHMTFVRGRDNVRYLRKRFEALKEQPLFEDMEYSEDPAVIGEWTPLLTKKRNAKQRIAATRSTSGTDVDFGALTRSLVDNLVERGAELALNHQVRSIKRTKDGLWRLKVMHEVGKNQSEVTARFVFVGAGGGALHLLQKSGIPEINGFGGFPISGQFLRTTNPKIVAQHQAKVYGKAAVGAPPMSVPHLDTRVVDGETSLLFGPYAGFSPKFLKTGSWFDLPGSVRAGNLGPMLAVARDNFDLIKYLVGELLANRAKKLRALQEFMPTAKSEDWELITAGQRVQVMKKDAKKGGVLQFGTEVVAAEDGSIAGLLGASPGASTAVPIMLDLLKRCFPDRYDGWVPTLKGLIPTMGTTLNDRPEEARRVLAETADTLGLAQKALTE; this comes from the coding sequence GTGAGCACTTCTCCCATCGACGTCGTCCTGATCGGCGGCGGCATCATGAGCGCGACGCTGGGGTCGCTGATCCAGCGCGTGCAGCCCGACTGGAGCATCCGGATCTACGAGCGTCTGGGCGCCGTCGCCCAGGAGAGCTCGAACCCCTGGAACAACGCCGGTACCGGGCACGCCGCCCTCTGCGAGCTGAACTACATGCCCGAGGCCTCCGACGGGTCCGTCGACCCGGCCAAGGCCATCAGCATCAACGAGCAGTTCCAGCTGAGCCGCCAGTATTGGGCGAGCCTCGTCGCCGCCGGTGACCTCCCGGAGCCGAACAGCTTCATCAACCCGACCCCACACATGACGTTCGTGCGCGGCCGCGACAACGTCCGCTACCTGCGCAAGCGCTTCGAGGCGCTCAAGGAGCAGCCGCTGTTCGAGGACATGGAGTACTCGGAGGACCCGGCCGTCATCGGCGAGTGGACCCCGCTGCTGACCAAGAAGCGCAACGCCAAGCAGCGCATCGCGGCCACCCGCTCCACGTCGGGCACCGACGTCGACTTCGGCGCGCTGACCCGCTCGCTCGTCGACAACCTCGTGGAGCGCGGCGCCGAGCTGGCGCTCAACCACCAGGTGCGCAGCATCAAGCGCACCAAGGACGGCCTGTGGCGGCTCAAGGTCATGCACGAGGTCGGCAAGAACCAGTCCGAGGTCACGGCCCGGTTCGTGTTCGTCGGAGCGGGTGGAGGCGCGCTGCACCTGCTGCAGAAGTCCGGTATCCCCGAGATCAACGGCTTCGGCGGCTTCCCGATCTCCGGCCAGTTCCTCCGCACCACGAACCCGAAGATCGTCGCGCAGCACCAGGCGAAGGTTTATGGCAAGGCCGCCGTCGGCGCGCCTCCGATGTCCGTCCCGCACCTCGACACCCGCGTCGTCGACGGCGAGACCTCGCTGCTGTTCGGCCCGTACGCCGGGTTCAGCCCGAAGTTCCTCAAGACCGGCTCGTGGTTCGACCTGCCGGGCTCCGTGCGCGCGGGCAACCTGGGTCCGATGCTCGCGGTCGCACGCGACAACTTCGACCTGATCAAGTACCTGGTGGGCGAGCTGCTCGCCAACCGCGCCAAGAAGCTCCGGGCGCTGCAGGAGTTCATGCCGACGGCGAAGAGCGAGGACTGGGAGCTCATCACCGCCGGCCAGCGCGTCCAGGTCATGAAGAAGGACGCCAAGAAGGGCGGCGTGCTGCAGTTCGGCACCGAGGTCGTCGCGGCGGAGGACGGCTCGATCGCGGGTCTGCTCGGCGCGTCACCAGGCGCCTCCACCGCCGTGCCGATCATGCTCGATCTGCTCAAGCGCTGCTTCCCCGACCGTTATGACGGCTGGGTGCCGACGCTCAAGGGGCTGATCCCGACCATGGGTACGACGCTGAACGACCGGCCGGAGGAGGCGCGGCGCGTGCTGGCCGAGACCGCCGACACGCTCGGCCTGGCGCAGAAGGCGCTGACCGAGTAA
- a CDS encoding ABC-F family ATP-binding cassette domain-containing protein: MPTTTTLSPLRADGVSLSYGDRRVLTDVSLTVGPGTRLGLIGENGVGKSTLLRVLAGVETPDSGVVSRPQRLGFLWQEVRFAPEETLGALIEDALAEVRAIERELEEAAAALADDATVSTGASTRYDDALAAAERAEVWSIDARRDELLAGLGVGAIPFDRRVGEVSGGQRSRFALAALLLARPDALLLDEPTNHLDDQAAAFLERQLLGWSGPVVFASHDRAFLDAVASGLLDLDPARSGTTVFGGGYSDYLAAKAAERARWEKQFADEQDELRALQHAVDVTARSIAWSGKVRDNDKFVKSVKGNALDRQISRRIKNASGRREELERTQVRKPPAVLSFAGIPSGFQPLGDETGLLVQARDVRVPGRLAVDAFSVEPQSRLLVTGANGAGKSTLLAAVAGRLEPAAGSIQRRRGLRVGLLEQDVRFPDPAASPRRIYAETLGERRAEAVPLTSLGLIAPRDLDRPVGALSVGQQRRLALALILARPPHLFLLDEPTNHLSLNLATELEEALGAYPGAVVVASHDRWLRSRWSGEEVALRAA; encoded by the coding sequence ATGCCCACGACCACTACTCTCTCCCCTCTGCGCGCCGACGGCGTCTCGCTGTCGTACGGCGACCGCCGCGTGCTCACCGACGTCTCGCTCACGGTCGGCCCCGGCACCCGGCTGGGTCTGATCGGCGAGAACGGCGTCGGCAAGTCCACCCTGCTGCGCGTGCTCGCCGGCGTCGAGACCCCGGACTCCGGCGTCGTCTCGCGGCCGCAGCGCCTCGGCTTCCTCTGGCAGGAGGTCCGGTTCGCGCCCGAGGAGACCCTCGGCGCGCTGATCGAGGACGCCCTCGCCGAGGTGCGCGCCATCGAGCGGGAGCTGGAGGAGGCCGCGGCGGCGCTCGCGGACGACGCGACAGTCTCCACCGGGGCCTCCACCCGTTATGACGACGCCCTGGCCGCTGCCGAGCGCGCGGAGGTGTGGAGCATCGACGCGCGCCGCGACGAGCTGCTCGCCGGCCTCGGCGTCGGCGCGATCCCATTCGACCGCCGCGTCGGCGAGGTGTCCGGCGGCCAGCGGTCGCGGTTCGCGCTCGCCGCGCTGCTGCTCGCCCGCCCCGACGCCCTGCTGCTCGACGAGCCGACGAACCACCTCGACGACCAGGCGGCCGCGTTCCTCGAGCGGCAGCTGCTCGGCTGGAGCGGGCCCGTCGTGTTCGCCAGCCACGACCGCGCCTTCCTCGACGCGGTCGCCAGCGGGCTGCTCGACCTCGACCCGGCGCGCTCCGGCACGACGGTTTTCGGGGGAGGCTACAGCGACTACCTGGCCGCGAAGGCGGCGGAGCGGGCGCGCTGGGAGAAGCAGTTCGCCGACGAGCAGGACGAGCTGAGGGCGCTCCAGCACGCCGTCGACGTCACTGCGCGCTCCATCGCCTGGTCGGGCAAGGTGCGCGACAACGACAAGTTCGTGAAGTCGGTGAAGGGCAACGCGCTCGACCGTCAGATCAGCAGGCGCATCAAGAACGCCTCCGGGCGGCGCGAGGAGCTGGAGCGCACCCAGGTGCGCAAGCCGCCTGCCGTGCTCAGCTTCGCGGGCATCCCGTCCGGCTTCCAGCCGCTCGGCGACGAGACGGGACTGCTGGTGCAGGCCCGCGACGTGCGGGTGCCAGGGCGGCTGGCGGTCGACGCGTTCTCCGTCGAGCCGCAGTCGCGTCTCCTCGTCACCGGTGCGAACGGCGCCGGCAAGTCGACGCTGCTCGCCGCGGTGGCGGGGAGGCTGGAGCCGGCCGCCGGCAGCATCCAGCGGCGGCGCGGGCTGCGGGTGGGGCTGCTGGAGCAGGACGTCCGCTTCCCGGACCCCGCGGCGTCCCCGCGGCGGATCTACGCAGAGACGCTCGGAGAGCGGAGGGCGGAGGCTGTGCCGCTGACCTCCCTCGGCCTGATCGCTCCCCGCGACCTGGACCGCCCGGTGGGAGCGCTGTCGGTCGGCCAGCAGCGCCGCCTCGCGCTCGCGCTGATCCTCGCCCGGCCGCCGCACCTGTTCCTGCTCGACGAGCCGACCAACCACCTGTCGCTGAACCTCGCCACCGAGCTCGAGGAGGCCCTGGGCGCCTACCCGGGAGCGGTCGTCGTCGCCAGCCACGACCGCTGGCTGCGCTCGAGGTGGAGCGGGGAGGAGGTGGCGCTGCGCGCCGCTTGA
- a CDS encoding Rv2578c family radical SAM protein, producing the protein MRWSGQELTAEAPSTLPGLARLNNLVRSVRTPDFAGITFHEVLAKSALNKIPGGGGPMPFGWTINPYRGCSHACVYCFARPTHSYLELDQGKDFDNEIIVKVNVAEVLRKELAKPSWARHPVALGTNTDPYQRAEGRYALMPGIIDALADSATPFSILTKGSLLRRDLDHLAEAAKRVPVDLAMSIAVYDDELQQSVEPGTPTTKARLATVTAVREHGLDCSVFLMPILPYLTDTRAHLDEALRQAKEAGATSVLYTALHLKPGVKEWYYLWLGREHPDLLPKYRQMYGRGTYAPKEYRQWLAARMKPLIRAHGLQRGEEDPLTGGVKSSAGVTASTDAVKAFPEVRASALGMLRDGDGERRVLANRANGGDEAPDEAALIGASLVNLGVQPTLF; encoded by the coding sequence ATGAGATGGAGCGGGCAGGAGCTGACGGCCGAGGCGCCGTCCACATTGCCCGGGCTCGCGCGGCTCAACAACCTCGTGCGCTCGGTGCGCACGCCCGACTTCGCGGGCATCACGTTCCACGAGGTGCTCGCGAAGTCGGCGCTCAACAAGATCCCCGGCGGGGGAGGGCCGATGCCGTTCGGCTGGACGATCAACCCGTACCGCGGCTGCTCGCACGCCTGCGTGTACTGCTTCGCCCGGCCGACCCACTCCTACCTCGAACTCGACCAGGGCAAGGACTTCGACAACGAGATCATCGTCAAGGTCAACGTCGCCGAGGTGCTCCGCAAGGAGCTTGCAAAGCCCAGCTGGGCGCGGCACCCGGTCGCGCTCGGCACCAACACCGACCCGTACCAGCGGGCGGAGGGGCGCTACGCGCTGATGCCGGGCATCATCGACGCGCTGGCCGACTCGGCCACGCCGTTCAGCATCCTCACCAAGGGGTCGCTGCTGCGGCGCGACCTCGATCATCTGGCGGAGGCGGCGAAGCGCGTGCCCGTCGACCTCGCCATGTCGATCGCGGTCTACGACGACGAGCTGCAGCAGTCGGTCGAGCCGGGTACGCCCACCACGAAGGCACGGCTCGCCACGGTCACGGCGGTGCGCGAGCACGGGCTCGACTGCTCGGTGTTCCTCATGCCGATCCTCCCGTACCTCACCGACACGCGCGCCCACCTCGACGAGGCGCTGCGCCAGGCGAAGGAGGCCGGGGCGACCTCGGTGCTGTACACCGCCCTCCACCTCAAGCCGGGGGTCAAGGAGTGGTACTACCTCTGGCTCGGCCGCGAGCACCCCGATCTGCTGCCGAAGTACCGGCAGATGTACGGGCGCGGCACCTACGCGCCCAAGGAGTACCGGCAGTGGCTGGCTGCGCGCATGAAGCCGCTGATCCGCGCGCACGGTCTGCAGCGCGGCGAGGAGGACCCGCTGACCGGCGGGGTGAAGTCCTCGGCGGGTGTGACGGCGTCGACGGATGCCGTGAAGGCGTTCCCGGAGGTGCGCGCCTCCGCCCTCGGGATGCTGCGCGACGGTGATGGGGAGCGCCGGGTCCTCGCCAACCGTGCGAACGGCGGCGACGAGGCGCCCGACGAGGCCGCGCTGATCGGCGCGTCGCTCGTGAACCTCGGCGTGCAGCCGACGCTGTTCTGA